Proteins encoded together in one Onychomys torridus chromosome 1, mOncTor1.1, whole genome shotgun sequence window:
- the LOC118569068 gene encoding olfactory receptor 481: METENDTMVTEFIILGLTDSLTLRAILFVFFLPVYIVTLLGNISIILLIRSSPQLHTPMYLFLSHLAFVDIGYSTSVTPIMLISFLKEKTTIPLSGCAAQLGSDVAFGTTECFLLATMAYDRYVAICSPLLYSTQMSPSVCFFLLGASYLGGCMNASSFTGCFVNLNFCGPNKINHFFCDLFPLVKLSCGHAYIAEISPSISSASVLVSTLSTIIVSYIYILLSIIRMRSTEGRNKAFSTCTSHLTAVTLFYGTVLFVYVMPKSSYSADQVKVASVIYTVVIPMLNPLIYSLRNKEVKEAMKKLMARTLWFP; the protein is encoded by the coding sequence ATGGAGACTGAAAATGACACCATGGTGACAGAATTCATTATTTTGGGACTAACAGATAGTCTTACACTACGTGCCatcttatttgtgttttttctacCAGTTTATATAGTGACTTTATTGGGAAATATCAGTATAATCCTTTTAATTCGAAGCAGCCCACAGCTTCACACTCCCATGTATCTGTTCCTCAGCCATCTAGCCTTTGTGGATATTGGATACTCCACATCAGTCACACCCATCATGCTCATCagtttcttaaaagaaaagactACTATCCCTCTCTCTGGCTGTGCAGCCCAGCTTGGCTCTGATGTAGCTTTTGGAACTACAGAATGCTTCCTGCTGGCCACCATGgcttatgaccgctatgtggccatctgttcACCCCTGCTCTACTCCACTCAGATGTCCCCATCAGTCTGCTTCTTCCTGCTGGGGGCATCCTACTTAGGTGGATGCATGAACGCCTCATCATTCACAGGTTGTTTTGTGAACCTAAACTTCTGTGGCCCAAACAAAATCAACCATTTTTTCTGTGACCTCTTCCCACTTGTGAAGCTCTCTTGTGGCCATGCTTATATTGCTGAAATATCTCCATCCATCTCTTCGGCATCTGTCCTTGTGAGCACACTATCTACCATCATCGTGTCATACATTTACATCCTACTCTCAATCATAAGGATGCGCTCTACTGAGGGAAGGAACAAGGCTTTCTCCACCTGCACTTCCCACCTTACTGCAGTCACTTTGTTTTATGGGAcagttttatttgtgtatgtgatgcCTAAATCTAGCTATTCAGCTGATCAGGTCAAAGTGGCTTCTGTGATCTACACAGTGGTGATCCCCATGTTGAATCCTCTTATCTACAGTCTGAGGAACAAGGAGGTGAAAGAGGCTATGAAAAAATTAATGGCCAGAACACTTTGGTTCCCTTGA
- the LOC118594842 gene encoding olfactory receptor 478-like has protein sequence MAFLEDGNHTAVTEFILFGLTDNPILRVILFIIILLIYLVTVSGNLSTILLIRVSSQLHHPMYFFLSHLAFADMGYSSSVTPNMLVTFLMERSTISYLGCGIQLGSAAFFGGLECFILAAMAYDRFMAICNPLLYSTKMSTKVCVQLLIVAYVGGFLDSCSFTVSFYSLVFCGPNGVNHFFCDLAPLLKLSCSNVSVTAAILSFTVGFVLVVTVFVIAVSYTYILITILKMRSTEGRHKAFSTCTSHLTAVTLYYGTITFIYVMPKSSYSTDQNKVVSVFYMVVIPMLNPLIYSLRNNEIKGALKRQLGRKLFS, from the coding sequence ATGGCTTTCCTGGAGGATGGGAACCACACTGCAGTGACAGAGTTCATTTTATTTGGTTTAACAGATAACCCCATCCTTAGAGTCATCCTCTTCATTATCATCCTGTTAATCTACCTGGTGACTGTGTCTGGGAACCTCAGCACCATCCTTCTCATCAGAGTTTCTTCCCAGCTCCATCACCCCATGTACTTTTTTCTTAGCCACTTGGCTTTTGCTGACATGGGTTATTCATCTTCTGTCACACCCAATATGCTAGTAACCTTCCTGATGGAGAGAAGCACAATCTCTTACCTTGGATGTGGCATCCAGCTTGGTTCAGCTGCTTTCTTTGGGGGACTCGAATGCTTCATTCTGGCTGCCATGGCTTATGATCGCTTCATGGCAATCTGCAACCCACTGCTTTATTCAACCAAAATGTCCACAAAAGTCTGTGTCCAGTTGCTCATAGTGGCTTACGTAGGTGGTTTTCTTGACAGTTGCTCTTTTACTGTAAGTTTTTATTCATTAGTGTTCTGTGGACCCAATGGAGTCAATCATTTTTTCTGTGATTTGGCTCCACTATTAAAATTATCATGCTCCAATGTCAGTGTCACTGCAGCGATTCTCTCATTCACAGTTGGATTCGTCCTTGTGGTGACAGTGTTTGTCATAGCTGTCTCCTACACCTACATCCTCATCACCATCCTGAAGATGCGCTCCACTGAGGGCCGCCACAAGGCCTTCTCCACCTGCACCTCCCACCTCACTGCAGTCACTCTGTACTATGGGACCATCACATTCATTTATGTGATGCCCAAGTCCAGCTACTCCACAGACCAGAACAAGGTGGTGTCTGTGTTCTACATGGTGGTGATCCCCATGTTGAACCCCCTCATCTACAGCCTCAGGAATAACGAGATTAAAGGTGCTCTGAAGAGACAACTtggtagaaaattattttcttag